The Tachysurus vachellii isolate PV-2020 chromosome 15, HZAU_Pvac_v1, whole genome shotgun sequence nucleotide sequence TGATCCtgtcttgtgtgtttgttctttttgcATAATGAGAGAAAGAAGCAGTGAGCTTTGTGAAATTTGGCTAGTTAGGGAAATACCGGTATTGATActgattttctttctattttgcTTTAATAAATGCATTTCTAGCTTAACTGCCAAACATACATAGCCCTATGCATGTTACCATTACCttattgcgtgtgtgtgtatgtgtttgtttctcaGGTCACTTACTCAGTATTGAGGTATTTATAAGCATGGCTCAGACAAACCCAACGCCAACAGGACCATGGAAGGTGAGTCTGTAATTAGTTTGCAAATATACTTAAATAAAAGcagacttcattttttttataagctgTTACACTTTACTGTCTAGATCACAGTATATGACCAGGAGAACTTCCAGGGCAAACGCATGGACTTCACTTCTTCCAGCAAGAACATCATGGAGTGTGGAATTGACAATGTTCGTTCACTGAAGGTGGAGTGTGGAGCGTAAGTTCTCAGCCACGTTGCTGTAgctgtgagggaaaaaaaattaagaaattttttttctaataagaCTCAAATTGCTGATGTATTGAGCTCCCTAACcttcttgtgcatgtgtgtgcttgggTAGCTGGGTGGGTTATGAGCACTCCAGTTTCTGTGGGCAGCAGTTCATTCTTGAGAGAGGAGACTACCCTCGCTGGGAAGCATGGAGTGGCAGCAATGCCTACCATATTGAGAGACTGATGTCCTTCCGGCCAATCTGCTGTGCTGTGAGACTTATATACTGTtgctgttataaacaccaaatTTATTGTTCATCATTCATAATGATAATCTTATTCATAATGATAATCTTATAGAAAACAAGTAtacttgtatatatataaatgacattgTACTGCTTGTGTTCTATTGCATGCACAAACATGAAAAGACTACTCTGATATTTGCAGAACCATAAGGAGTCAAAGATCATAGTCTTTGAGAAAGAGAATTTCATTGGACGCCAGTGGGAGA carries:
- the cryba1a gene encoding crystallin, beta A1a, translated to MAQTNPTPTGPWKITVYDQENFQGKRMDFTSSSKNIMECGIDNVRSLKVECGAWVGYEHSSFCGQQFILERGDYPRWEAWSGSNAYHIERLMSFRPICCANHKESKIIVFEKENFIGRQWEISDDYPSLQAMGWPNNEIGSMQVQSGAWICYQYPGYRGYQYLLECDCHGGEYKHYREWGSHAHTFQVQSLRRVQQ